In Heptranchias perlo isolate sHepPer1 chromosome 16, sHepPer1.hap1, whole genome shotgun sequence, one genomic interval encodes:
- the LOC137333535 gene encoding zinc finger protein 319-like: MTECWEEHPAAPPLVENCIPQSTERALEFAIVFPADAALQQHQPVSAESSQKCNMCGQTITQLSELQQHPCFVNMNRFYQCAQCQKTFSQSADLLQHQCGQVEEKPFICHVCKMGFSQLLALVQHQSVHNENNPFKCTICGENFQQSSELFLHQRAHIEEQPFECTVCKKKFKDSSELVAHQQFHAPEKPFKCSVCQKGFKKSSQLVRHQYIHGEKPFKCSACEKAFRHASELQRHQRVHTGERPFKCGQCDKTFSQSSHLAHHQRIHSGERPYDCSVCQKSFKHRSHLVRHMCVHAGEDMFKCVICHAGFKQPGELLQHQCATEGERPYKCGQCAKTFKRSSYLQHHQRVHSGERPFKCTTCQMSFKQLYALVRHQRTHTGDKPYKCTVCDKGFSESSHLLYHQHIHTGESLFQCTGCQKGFKDSSELLRHRCARVEGKPFKCTVCQKAYKRVSALQLHEATHVEERPLKCSACERRFACSSELVEHQCRPPKEKPLKCSDCEKRFKYSSDLERHRRVHTGDKPFKCITCDKGFKQKEHLIKHQNVHARESQFLI; this comes from the exons ATGACTGAGTGTTGGGAGGAGCATCCAGCCGCCCCACCCCTGGTGGAGAACTGCATTCCCCAGAGCACCGAGCGCGCCCTCGAATTTGCAATCGTGTTCCCGGCTGATGCAGCCCTTCAGCAGCATCAGCCTGTGTCGGCCGAGAGCTCCCAAAAATGCAACATGTGCGGCCAGACGATCACGCAGCTGTCGGAGCTCCAGCAGCACCCATGCTTTGTTAACATGAACCGCTTTTACCAGTGCGCCCAGTGCCAGAAGACCTTCAGCCAATCCGCCGATCTCTTGCAGCACCAGTGCGGCCAGGTGGAGGAGAAGcccttcatctgccacgtctgcAAGATGGGCTTCTCCCAGCTGCTGGCGCTGGTCCAGCACCAGAGCGTCCACAATGAGAACAACCCCTTCAAGTGCACCATCTGCGGTGAGAACTTCCAGCAGTCATCGGAGCTCTTCCTGCACCAGCGGGCTCACATTGAGGAGCAGCCCTTCGAGTGCACCGTCTGCAAGAAGAAGTTCAAGGACTCGTCGGAACTGGTGGCGCACCAGCAGTTCCACGCGCCCGAGAAGCCCTTCAAGTGCAGCGTGTGCCAGAAAGGCTTCAAGAAGTCGTCGCAGCTGGTGCGCCACCAGTACATCCACGGCGAGAAGCCGTTCAAGTGCTCAGCCTGCGAGAAGGCCTTCCGCCATGCGTCCGAGCTGCAGCGGCACCAGCGGGTGCACACCGGCGAGCGGCCCTTCAAGTGTGGCCAGTGCGACAAGACCTTCAGCCAGTCCTCACACCTGGCGCATCACCAGCGCATCCACTCGGGTGAACGACCCTATGACTGCAGCGTCTGCCAGAAGAGCTTCAAGCACCGCTCACACCTGGTGCGCCACATGTGCGTGCATGCCGGCGAGGACATGTTCAAGTGCGTCATCTGCCATGCGGGCTTCAAGCAACCTGGGGAGCTGCTGCAGCACCAGTGTGCGACGGAGGGCGAGCGGCCCTACAAGTGCGGCCAGTGCGCCAAGACCTTCAAGCGCTCCTCctacctccagcaccaccagcGCGTCCACTCTGGGGAGAGGCCCTTCAAGTGCACCACTTGCCAGATGAGCTTCAAGCAGCTGTACGCACTAGTGCGGCATCAGCGCACCCACACCGGGGACAAGCCCTACAAATGCACCGTGTGCGACAAGGGCTTCAGTGAGTCCTCGCACCTCTTGTACCACCAGCACATTCACACCGGCGAGAGCCTCTTCCAGTGCACGGGGTGCCAGAAGGGCTTCAAAGACTCGTCAGAGCTCTTGCGGCACCGCTGTGCCCGTGTGGAGGGCAAGCCCTTCAAGTGCACCGTCTGCCAGAAAGCCTACAAGCGGGTCTCGGCCCTGCAGCTCCACGAGGCGACCCATGTCGAAGAGAGGCCTCTCAAGTGCAGCGCCTGCGAGCGACGCTTTGCGTGCTCCTCCGAGCTGGTGGAGCATCAGTGCCGGCCCCCGAAAGAGAAGCCCCTTAAGTGCAGCGACTGCGAAAAGCGGTTCAAGTACTCGTCGGACCTGGAGCGGCATCGGCGCGTTCACACAGGGGACAAACCGTTTAAATGCATCACTTGTGACAAGGGCTTTAAGCAGAAGGAGCACCTGATAAAGCACCAGAATGTCCAcgccagagagagtcagt TCTTAATATAG